In Salmo trutta chromosome 28, fSalTru1.1, whole genome shotgun sequence, one DNA window encodes the following:
- the LOC115166227 gene encoding acylamino-acid-releasing enzyme, whose product MEFLARMEPDAISTLYREISGYPTPISAFVTANDYMALLNGTSFTLCTEWSQTETVRGARLHYAQQWTLIQNYRQETDINIQPPSPCSLLHGEFLSSYSLSGDLKAVVRVTSGQVVVQQFLEVWSDRCLKKILDLSALNKHGRVYEDAQFGCLAWSTCESRLLYVAEGKRSIGESYASASSPSAGEPRAGPSEGPSEKDKSVYWEDWGEGLTSKSVPVLCVADVAKGTVTVLQGVPSHVSPGQGLWAHDGESVFFVGWWHEPFRLGLRFCSNRRSALFCLDLEGNCECLSGDTSSVSSPRLSPDGRYLVYLEGQVFGPHSQCLSMQQYDLETRKISVLVDVVNRPKKDEFAGLYEALPPRCWASDSQRVVFSSARRNWRDLFVVDRTTRRVTRMSAPEKFGSWKLLTIQNDLMVVHCSHLNEAPRLVVAFLPLAGGEGEVSWDHLGESCLLGAIVNVLDVSPTPQEENPEYSGLDFGALLVTTNHLPSRTKVPLVVFVHGGPHSQFFAEWNVTTAVLVKLGFAVLMVNYRGSTGFGQDSILSLAGNIGSQDVKDVQRAVLTALADQTAEKLLTLDPDKVVVMGGSHGGFLACHLIGQFPDFYKACAVRNPVINAATLLGTSDIVDWRYSSVGLQYSYDQLPTPEALTTMLQKSPITYAPQIKAPVLLMLGGKDRRVSPYQGLELYRSLKSRGSPVRLLLFAEDAHSLARVDTQADCFLNVVLWFQQHLYLH is encoded by the exons ATGGAGTTCCTG GCACGAATGGAACCCGACGCTATCAGCACTTTGTACCGCGAAATTAGTGGGTATCCCACCCCTATTTCTGCCTTCGTGACGGCGAATGACTACATGGCACTATTAAACGGCACGAGTTTCACTTTATGTACAG AGTGGAGTCAGACTGAGACAGTCCGGGGAGCCAGACTGCACTATGCCCAGCAGTGGACACTGATTCAAAACTACAGACAAGAGACCGACATAAACATCCAACCACCAAGCCCCTGCAGCCTTTTACACGGCGA ATTTCTGAGTTCCTATTCCCTGTCTGGAGATCTGAAGGCGGTTGTCAGGGTAACCAGCGGTCAGGTTGTGGTACAACAGTTCCTGGAG GTATGGAGCGACAGGTGTCTAAAAAAGATCCTCGATCTCTCAGCTCTCAACAAACATGGGAGAGTGTATGAGGATG CTCAGTTTGGCTGCCTGGCCTGGTCTACATGTGAGAGCAGGCTGCTGTATGTAGCTGAGGGGAAAAGGTCTATAGGAGAGTCATATGCTTCAGCCTCCAGCCCATCAGCTGGAGAGCCAAGAGCAGGGCCCTCGGAAGGCCCTTCTGAGAAG GATAAGAGTGTGTACTGGGAGGACTGGGGGGAAGGCTTGACCAGTAAAAGTGTCCCAGTGCTGTGTGTGGCCGACGTGGCCAAGGGCACGGTAACAGTGCTGCAGGGTGTCCCGTCACACGTGTCCCCAGGCCAG GGTCTCTGGGCCCATGATGGCGAGTCTGTGTTTTTTGTGGGCTGGTGGCATGAGCCCTTCAGACTGGGCCTGAGGTTCTGCTCCAATAGGAG GTCAGCTCTGTTTTGTCTGGACCTGGAAGGAAACTGTG AGTGTCTGTCTGGGGACACCAGCTCAGTCTCGTCCCCCCGTCTGAGCCCTGATGGACGCTACCTGGTGTACCTGGAGGGACAGGTGTTTGGCCCCCACAGCCAGTGTCTAAGCATGCAGCAG TATGACCTGGAGACAAGGAAGATCTCGGTGCTGGTGGACGTAGTCAATAGGCCAAAGAAAG ATGAGTTTGCTGGGCTGTATGAGGCTTTGCCACCTCGATGCTGGGCGTCAGACAGCCAGAGAGTGGTCTTCAGTAGTGCCCGGAGGAACTGGAGG gaCCTCTTTGTAGTGGACAGGACCACTAGGAGAGTAACCCGCATGTCTGCCC CTGAGAAATTTGGGAGCTGGAAGCTGCTCACCATCCAGAATGACCTCATGGTGGTCCACTGTTCCCATCTGAACGAGGCCCCACGCCTG GTAGTGGCTTTTCTTCCGTtggctgggggggagggggaggtgtcCTGGGACCATCTGGGCGAGTCGTGTCTACTTGGTGCTATCGTCAATGTTCTGGACGTCAGCCCTACACCCCAGGAGGAGAACCCAGAGTACT CTGGCCTAGACTTCGGGGCCCTGCTGGTTACGACAAACCACCTTCCGTCACGCACCAAGGTTCCTCTGGTGGTGTTTGTCCATG GTGGGCCGCACTCCCAGTTCTTTGCGGAGTGGAATGTCACTACAGCAGTCCTGGTCAAACTGGGCTTTGCTGTACTCATGG TGAATTACCGGGGTTCCACTGGCTTTGGCCAGGACAGCATCCTCTCTCTGGCCGGTAACATCGGCAGCCAAGACGTCAAGGATGTGCAG AGGGCTGTGCTAACTGCCCTTGCTGACCAAACTGCTGAGAAGCTCTTAACCCTTGACCCTGATAAAGTGGTGGTGATGGGTGGGTCCCACGGAGGCTTCCTGGCCTGCCACCTGATTGGCCAGTTCCCAGACTTCTACAAGGCGTGTGCCGTCAGGAACCCAGTCATCAACGCTGCCACCTTACTGGGAACCAGTGACATCGTGGACTG GCGTTACTCTAGTGTGGGGCTGCAGTACTCTTATGACCAGCTGCCCACCCCAGAGGCTCTCACCACCATGCTCCAGAAATCCCCCATCACCTACGCACCTCAG ATCAAGGCCCCAGTGCTCCTGATGCTGGGGGGTAAAGACAGGAGAGTGTCCCCTTACCAAGGTTTGGAGCTGTACCGCTCTCTGAAGAGCAGGGGCTCCCCCGTCAG GTTGCTTTTGTTTGCGGAGGACGCCCACTCTCTGGCTCGTGTGGACACTCAGGCTGACTGCTTCCTCAATGTGGTGCTGTGGTTCCAGCAGCACCTCTACCTGCACTGA
- the LOC115166231 gene encoding interferon-related developmental regulator 2-like, whose translation SCSHFLSSLSSIPSLVLVGGRNGVKGESGASDDELASDVLSHYSSASESASVVDEATGGGGEPVDEQTAQEETEDKLKQCIDNLMDKSAKTRLAALDSLGGAFSSKLLYDFLIERRLTVSDCLERSLRKGGGEEQAAAATVCAQLCVQLGGGDEGEEGFKILRPVLSAIMIDGCASVSARQSCARALGMCCYVSAAEDGEDLVKSMSHLESVFTMSYPNREGTLPTPNAGAPGLHSAALHAWALLVTLCPASRLTVLLDLHLPKLQACLESSDVNYRIAVGETIALLVELGRDIDREFEFEDSDTLCECLKGLATDGNKHRAKNDRRKQRTIFREVLHYIENEDFSEEKIRFGVEGIYIDSWMRRRVYDAFKEVLESGVRHHLQFNPLLRDIFGLGPPLILDSSVKSSKISRFEKHLFNSAAFKARTKLRNKVRDKRADVM comes from the exons tcctgctctcacttcctctcctctctgtcctcaatTCCTTCTCTCGTTCTCGTAGGCGGGAGGAATGGGGTAAAGGGCGAGTCAGGTGCCAGTGATGATGAGCTGGCGTCTGACGTGCTCAGTCACTACAGCAGCGCCAGCGAGAGCGCTTCAGTCGTGGACGAGGCCACTG GGGGAGGTGGTGAACCAGTAGATGAACAGACTGcccaggaggagacagaggacaagCTGAAACAATGCATAGATAACCTGATGGACAAAAG TGCAAAGACGCGCCTGGCAGCCCTAGATTCTCTGGGAGGGGCCTTTTCCTCCAAGCTGCTCTATGACTTCCTGATAGAGAGACGCCTCACAGTCAGCGACTGCTTGGAGAGGAGCCTGCGCAAGG GTGGTGGAGAGGAGCAGGCTGCAGCGGCCACAGTGTGCGCCCAGCTGTGCGTGCAGCTCGGCGGGGGGGACGAGGGTGAGGAGGGTTTCAAGATCCTCCGGCCCGTCCTCAGCGCCATCATGATTGACGGCTGTGCCAGTGTGTCCGCCCGCCAGAGC TGTGCCCGAGCGCTGGGTATGTGCTGCTACGTTTCTGCTGCGGAAGACGGAGAG GACTTGGTGAAATCCATGAGTCACCTGGAGAGTGTATTCACCATGTCGTACCCCAACCGCGAGGGCACCCTGCCCACCCCAAATGCCGGTGCCCCAGGGCTCCACAGCGCCGCCCTGCATGCCTGGGCCCTGCTCGTCACCCTCTGCCCCGCCTCCCGCCTTACTGTGCTGCTGGACCT ACATCTACCCAAGCTACAGGCCTGCCTGGAGAGCAGCGACGTGAACTACAGGATAGCTGTGGGGGAGACCATAGCCTTGCTTGTTGAACTGGGAAGAGATATAGACAGG GAATTTGAGTTTGAAGACAGCGACACGTTGTGTGAGTGCCTGAAGGGCCTGGCCACCGACGGGAACAAGCACCGTGCCAAGAACGACAGGAGGAAACAGCGCACCATATTCAGAGAGGTGCTACATTACATAGAG AACGAGGACTTCTCCGAGGAGAAGATCCGCTTTGGTGTGGAGGGCATCTACATCGACAGCTGGATGCGCAGGAGGGTCTACGACGCCTTCAAAGAGGTGCTGGAGTCTGGAGTGAGACACCATCTTCAG TTTAACCCGCTGCTGAGGGACATATTTGGCCTGGGACCCCCCCTGATACTGGACTCGTCTGTCAAATCCAGCAAGATCTCTCGTTTCGAGAAG